Genomic DNA from Paenibacillus sp. MBLB1832:
GCGCCATCAGCTTTCGCCTTAATGCCTGTTGGGGCTGCTGGCGCATCCTTAGCCGTTGGTTTGGATGTACTTGTACTTGTACCTCCGCCATTATTCGTGCCTGTTGGCGGCGCTGATGCGCCTGGCAGCAAGTTTCCGCTTCCATCGATCCCAGGGATGATGAGTGAATCTAGCGAGCTTCCATCTGAGTAAGTGGAGCGACTCGGCGTTGATTCTTTGCCAGCGACATCGACAGCCGTTACATAATACCCTGTAATTAGGTTAGTCGCTTGAGGCTGATCCACGAATTTGGCTTCAGCTCCAGCAAGCACAACTTTGCCTCCCAGAAGCATGAATTTGCCATTATTATCGGAGCGATAAATCCGATAGCCCACAATATCGGCATCCGCATTCGGTTGGAATGTGATCGTCGCTGTATCACCTGATTTGGTCATGGCGACATTGGTTGGAGCAGGAGGCACTTTGCCGTCATCGACCCGAGGATCTGGATCAGCAGGAGCATCGTCGTCATAATCGGTTGGTTTGTAGAATTCGATGGGCTTTCTGTTTTTCTCAGGCAGCTTTAGCATCGCTTCGTCGATTTCTTTCAACAACTGCGTAATCGATTTCTGACGTTTGATCACGACTTTCTCTTGTACGAAGTCAGCTGGTGTGCTTTCTTGCGCCATGTAGTTCAATCCGTTAAACGAGCTAATTTTCATTTTGACCATCACGTTATCGGTTTCGGTTGGCAAATACTTCTTGTTGAAAATATCCGTTACGAGATGATCGGAGCTTGTAGTTAATTCGCTCGGCAGTAGACCAGATAAGCTGGAGACCGTTGCTGATACGATGCCATCTGGCTTCGCAAACGTTTTGTTCGGGAAGAGTTCAGGCTTTTTCTCGATTGTTTTGTTCATGATCAGCGCCCAAATATCTTTGGCGTGATACGTTTGTTTCGTTGATCCGAATGTAGGACTTACTAATGTTGCCGTAGACAATTTATATATTGGCTGATCATAACCGATCCACACGCCAACTGTAATATCAGGGGTGAAGCCCATGAACCAAGCATCTGCATCATCTTGTGTTGATCCCGTTTTACCCGAAATTTCAATTTTGCCATATGATTTGAATTTGGCCATCAGATCAGTGGCAGTACCTTCTTTAACGACCGTTTTCATCATATCAGTAATGAGGTAAGCTGTTTGCGGCGAGTAAACCGTCTGCGGCTTTTGTTCATGTGCATAAATGGTCTTGCCGTTCGAATCTTTAATTTCACGAATTAAGTACGTTTCATTGAACACGCCTTTATTCGGAATAGACGCATAGGCGCCAGCCATTTCCTTCACAGATGTTCCTCGTTCCAGCCCTCCGATTACACCAGTCTGAGCGACGTTGTCTGCTTTCGTTAGTGACGTGATGCCAAGCTTCTTCACAAAGTCCCATGCTGGGCCAATACCGACTTTATTCAGGAAAATATCGATAGCTGGAATGTTGTAGGACTGATTCAAAGCTTTCCGTGCGGTCATTAATCCATGGAATTTATGATCCCAGTTCTCAGGCAAATGGAAACCTTTCACGCCGTCTTTCAAAATGATCGGGATATCATCTACGGTACTTCCTGGCTGAATTGCGCCTTTCTCGAGAGCTGGAATGTAAGCTGCGATAGGCTTCATTGTAGATCCAGGCTGTCTGTAGGCTTGCGTTGCGTGATTCAATTGTTCGTCGAAGAAGTCACGACCTTCAATCATTCCTTTGATCGCGCCTGTTTTGGAATCAATCATGATGGCGCCAACTTGTTCAATGCCGCCTTTTTTCTCATCCGTTGGGGCGAAATTCTTCTCGTTGCTTGAAATTTCATGCATACTGTCATAGATCGTTTTATCAATGGTTGTGTAAATTTGGTAGCCGCCGCGTAACAATTGCGTATGTATATTTTTCAATGCATCATTATAAGCGGTTGCGTTCGTTTTCGGATCTAACTCAGGTCGCTGAATTTTCAATAGGATTTCGGCAGCTTCCTGTTCCGTTTCAATCATCAGATACGGATAAGTGGTGTACGCTTTTTGAGCCGCTGCTGGCATAGCCGCTTTCAGATCAAATTTAAGTGCTGTTTGATACTGATCGTTCGTAATTTTGTTTTCTTCAAGCATCCGTTTAAGAACTAACTGCTGACGAGCAACAGCTTTCTTGTAGCCTTCCTCATCGAAGGAAGGTTTGCTCGTAAACGCCGAGTACTGTGAAGGGGATTGCGGTAGTCCAGCTAGATAAGCTGCTTGCGCAATGTTTAGCTTTTCCAAGTCATCAATGTTGAAAATCCCTTTGGCTGCCGCTTTAATGCCGTACAGATTGTAACCCGTCGCTCCGTTCCCATAAGGGATCTTGTTCAGATAGGCGAGCAAAATTTCATCCTTAGACATGATGCGTTCCATACGCAGTGCCAGTAGTAATTCCCTTGCTTTACGACCATCGTCCCGATCTAATGTTAGGAAGACGCGTCGAGCCAACTGTTGAGTAATGGTACTGCCGCCCGTTTGCACGTCTTCATTCAGAAGCTTCTGCGTCACAGCGCGGTAAAGTCCGCGGAAATCGATCCCGCGATGGTTGTAGAAGTCAGTGTCTTCAATAGAAAGCACCGCATCTAGCAAAATTTGAGGGATGTCGTCTAGTTTGGCAAGCCGTCGATCTTCCTCGGTCCGTAATTGACCGATAACCGAATCATCATTGAAATAAGCGAACCCGGTAATCGCGTTTTCTTGCATCTGTTGGCGTATGGCTTCCTCGCTTCGGATTGGATCTTTCTTTACAAGTGCACTTACATATCCAAAAGCGGCAGAACCACCTAGCAGGCCAGCCAGAAAAGCGCAGATAACAGCCCATTTTAAGGTAATCCCAGTAACTTTTAACGTTGTTCTAACCCAAGGTTGATTCCATTTCGCGAAAAAATTGCGCATAAGTTCCAATATCCTCCTTACATGAACCCTCATAGTATACCATATTTGCAACTTTTGCGGTAATTCAGACGAGAGAAAGGTGTGGCAGACGTTTGACAAGCTGTTGAAACCTATGTTATAACTTTTACAAATGCGAAGATGGATCAGCAGTAGGTAGCTTGTGGTTGCTTTCAGAGAGCCGGTGGTGGGTGAGAACCGGTACCTGCAAGTTAGTGAATTACGGTCTTGAGCAGCGAATGGGAACGTACAGGCATGCCTGTATCAGTAGTGTTTGCCGATTAAACCTCGTTATCGGTTGTTGAGTGAAAACAGCACATTACGTCGATCCCTTCTGGTATAGAAATACGTAGGCGCTGTTTTAATTAGGGTGGTACCGCGAGCTAGTCTTCTCGTCCCTTGTGGATAAGAAGGCTTTTTTGTATTTTTATTTTAGAAAAAGGATGGATGATTATGAGTATCTTGAAGGATCTTGAATTTCGTGGCTTGCTTCATCAAATCACAGACAGAGAAGGCTTAGACAAGAAGTTGAGCGAAGAGCGTGTCGTTCTGTACTGCGGCTTTGACCCTACGGCGGATAGCCTGCACATCGGCTCACTTCTGCCTATTTTAACATTGAGACGGTTCCAGCTTGCTGGTCACATTCCTTTGGCGCTTGTTGGCGGCGGGACGGGACTTATTGGCGATCCAAGCGGAAAAGCGAATGAAAGAACGCTGAATGGCCCTGAGGTCGTTGAGGCGTGGTCGCAAAGCATTAAAAATCAACTATCCCGTTTTCTCGACTTCTCAAGAAACATTGAAAACAGTGCTGAATTGGTCAACAATTACGATTGGCTTGGTTCCTTGAATGTCATCGAGTTTCTACGTGATGTGGGTAAAAACTTTACTGTGAACTACATGCTCGCGAAGGATTCTGTAGATTCCCGGATTACGAAAGGAATTTCCTTTACTGAATTCAGCTACATGATTCTGCAATCTTACGATTTCTTGAAATTGAGCGAAACGAAAAATTGTTCCTTGCAAATCGGGGGCAGCGATCAGTGGGGGAATATTACAGCGGGGCTGGAGCTGATTGGCAAATCGACGGACCGTCGTGCCTTTGGTGTGACGTTGCCGCTTGTAACGAAGAGCGATGGGCAGAAGTTTGGGAAAACTGAAGGCGGCGCGATCTGGTTGGATGCAACCAAAACATCCCCGTATCAGTTCTACCAATTTTGGCTGGGCACAGCTGACAATGATGTGATTCGTTTCTTGAAATATTTCACCTTCATCAGCCATGAAGAAATTGAGCGTCTAGAAGGTGAAGTGCAAGCTCAGCCTGAGAAGCGTGAAGCTCAGAAATTGCTGGCTCGTGAGGTAACGCAATTGGTGCATGGGGAAGAGGCATTAGAAAGTGCGCTTAACATTACTTCAGCGCTATTCAGCGGGAATCTCCAAGAGCTAACGCGCGCAGAAATTGAGGAAGCGTTTAAAGATGTGCCGTCCACGACACTTGAACAAGCAGATGTGCCGTTGATTGACCTGTTAATCTCCGTTGGTGCAGCGCCATCCAAGCGTCAAGCTAGACAAGATTTGGAAAGCGGTGCGGTGTCCGTCAACGGCGTGAAAGTCACAGATCTTGAAGTGACGGCTGGGCAGCTTGGCCGATTAGGCGAGTCGTACCTCATTATTCGCCGCGGGAAAAAGAATTACTACCTAGTGAAGCTGGCATAGCCGCATACCAACATAAAAACCCCCTTAGGGAATTCCCTAAGGGGGTTGCTCTTATTAACGGCTGTAGAACTCGACGATTTGTTTCTCGTCAATTTCTTGTGGAAGTTCGGAACGTTCTGGCAAACGGATGTATTTACCTTCTACGCTTGCGTCGTTGAACTCAAGGTAAGTTGGAAGGTGGTTACGGTTTGCAAGAGCTTCTTTAACGGAAGAAAGACCTTTGCTTCTTTCGCGAAGTGCGATAACGTCGCCAGTGGAAACGATGTAGGAAGCGATGTCTACTTTTTTACCGTTAACTGTTACGTGACCGTGGGAAACCAATTGACGTGCACCAGCACGGGAGTTAGCTAGACCAAGGCGGTAAACCAAGTTGTCAAGGCGGCTCTCAAGCAAGACCATGAAGTTCTCACCCGCGATACCTTTAAGCTTGGAAGCTTTGTCGAACAAGTTGCGGAATTGTTTTTCGTTCAAGCCGTACATGTGACGAAGCTTCTGCTTCTCATTCAATTGTACGCCGTAACCGCTCATTTTTTTACGTTGTCCTGGGCCGTGTTGACCTGGAGGGAATGGGCGTTTCAAGTCTTTACCGTTACCGCTCAAGGAAATACCGACGCGGCGGCTTAGTTTAAATTTAGGTCCTGTATAACGTGACATTTAGGGAAAACTCCTTCTCATGACAATTAGTTTAGTAAATAGCATCTAGATGTCAGGGTGAAGACAAGTGCCCGATTTTGCTTACGAATCAACATGTGATTCCCTGTCAAGAGTAGTTCAGCCGCTGTCTTGGCAGGAGCAAAAGCAGTGAGGGTGATCACAAATGGCATTCACCGAAATCATGGTGTTACTCGACTTCTAATTTTATTAAAAACTATGGCTAGTGTCAAGTCTCATCTTGCAAGCAACAACGTAAAATATCGTGCAATAGACAAGGAAAAATAGTATGATAGAAGAAGCTAATTCTGATTTTGGTACTTAAGGACTATTGTGTGTGAGTGAAGGAGAGCCTATGAGAGAACTTCGCAGCATAAAAGAGCATAGCCGCCATGAACACTATGAAGTGTTTCTTCATCAAGGTTTTTTACTTTCTGGCAACTTGCCATTCGAGGGATTGTTGACGATCCCAAGTTTGCAGGAATCCTTCGCGAACTGGCAAGATCAATTTGGCCCCATGATGCTGCCGCCACAAAGCGCATTGATCTGCGTAGATACGCAAATGTGTGTTGTGGATGCCTGTTCGAATGGAGCATCGTCGATTCAAGATTACTTACAAACTGGCTTCTCTTGGCTTAGAGAGAAGTGTGGAGATAACCCGTTCCATCATTGCAAGAATAAGAGACAAGCGCTGTATATGCCAGGTAACGAATGTCCTGAGCAAGCATTTGAGCCTTACCTAATTGGCGTTACGCCAGTCTTTGATGCGCAAAATCAGATTCATTTTTATTTGGGACTATTCACCCAATCCCTTGCTAATTTGGATGAGACTGTGCAAACGTTATACCGTCTTGCACTTTCGATTCAAAGCTCCCTTCGCTTCGTCGCGGAAAACAACCGATACGTACATTTGGAAACGCTGCATCATGCTAGGGAAGCGGAAACCAAGAAGCACACGATCCTGTTCGAAGCTTCGAAGAAATTGCATGCGCAGATCGATGTTCACTCTGTTTTGACCGAAGTGATTGATTGTTTAGGATTGGTTTATCCGAACATTCGCGTCAAAATTTTACTCTCACAAGATAATGACTCCAATAATGTATCCGTAAAGCCGTTAAACTTTGATCGTTCGGAGTCGGACTTGCGGACACGGGCTTTCATGGAAGGCCAAGTCATATTTGAGCCGACCACAGAGGGCAGCGGTCCAAGGCCTGGCAACATCGCGGCGCCTTTATCAGGCAAGCAAGGGGTTTACGGTGTTCTGTATATGGAATCAACCGATGACCCGATCGATGCTTCCGACTTGCAATTCATCTCATTACTCGCCGATTCGGCAGGTTCCGCTTTCGAAAATGCCAAATTGTACGAACAATCAAATCTCATGATTAATGAGCTGCGGCTCATCAATGAAATAACGAAGCAGCTTAATCAAAGTTTGCGTCTAAATGAGATTTTCAATTCAGCATCAAGTGAGATTTTAAGCATATTTGAAGCGGACTATAGCTGTATTCTGCAGTGCGCCAAAGATAGTGACCAGCTCATTGTTCAAGCAACGAATCTGCCGGCAATGTTTCACGAGACGTTCACCTTGGATCAAGGATTCTCGGGGCTGATCTACTCTTCGAAAGAGCCGATTATTATTTCAGATTATTGGAGTAATAATAAGGTGAAGTCGAGTTTCATGCAGCGTACGAATGCAAGATCATTGATTGGTTCTCCTATCTTGGTCAATGGCAAAGTTGAAGGCGTCATTCTCATCGTTCACCGGCTGCCGAACTTTTTCTCTTATGATAACTACAAGCTGTTGCAAGTGCTTTCTAGCCATATCGGACTGGCTATGACCAATGCTTCTCTGCACGCAGAGGTACGAAGAATGGTCATTACCGATAATTTGACAGGATTGTATGCGAGGCATTATTTAGACGAACAGGCGAATTTGATGCAAAAGAAAGACTTCTGCGGATCCCTGATCGTAGTTGATATCGATTATTTCAAACGCGTGAATGACTCGTACGGTCATCAAATTGGTGATCAGATTCTAATCCATGTGAGTCAGATAATTAAATCTTGTATTCGTGACAGCGATATCGCGGCAAGATGGGGTGGAGAGGAACTCGCGATCTACTTGCCTCAAGTTTCAAAAGATCAAACCATTCGGATAGCCGAACGGATACGAAAAAGAGTGTTTGAGGAAACGCATCCACAAGTCACTGTGTCGTGCGGCGTATCGGATTGGAACTGGGAAGAGGATAAGATCAGTGTCGAATCGCTATTTTATCGTGCTGATATGGCGCTATATCAAGCGAAAAATAATGGACGCAATCAAATTCGAATCGGGTAAGCAAGGAGGCGCTTGTTCTCGGACAAGCGTTTCTTTCATTTCATACAATGTGATAATGTTGAGAAAACTGATGCAAACAGAAGGTAGACATTCTTTAGAAATATGTCAATGAAGTTGGATAAAGATGTCCCCAGTTTTCTCTTTCCTGAACTTCTTGTTAAGTGTTACAATGGTTTGGTCTAGGGGAGGATGGTCGAATTTTGTCGGCAATATTAAAAAGTAAACGCACTGGATTTCTAATCCTATTAGGCATCGTTGTCATAGGCTTGTTGTATTTCTTCTTCTATAATCCTGTGGGGATTAAGTTAGCGCATAGTAACATGCGACAGTTGGCCGTGCATTTAAGGGAGATTGGGTGGCCAGGCAAAATTATTGGAATGGCATTGATTTTCTTTCAGACCTTTTTTCCTTTTATCCCGTTCGTTGTAGTGGCCGGCACGAATGTCGCGATCTTCGGCATTAAAATGGGGTTTCTAGTGAACTATGTCATGTCTTGTTTAGGAGCAGTAGCCTCCTTTTATTTTGCCCGATATTATGGACATGACTGGGTAGAGAAGAAGCTCGAGGGCTTCCCACTAGTGACCCAATTCAGCAAACGGATGGAGAGACACGGTTTCTTCTATGTACTGATTGGACGTCTCATTCCCATTCTGCCTTCTTCCGCAATCAACTTCTCAGCAGGGCTAACGCGCATGCGGTTTCGGCATTTCCTCTGGGGAACCCTTCTCGGGAAATTTCCCATCGTATTCCTGGAATCCATGATTGCGCATGATCTGTTCCATTTCCAGAAATATAAAGGAAGACTGCTCGTTCTGCTTGGTATTCTAGTTCTGTTATTACTACTTGGTAATAGCGTCAAGAGAGCGCTTGCGACCAAGGCGAAATAAAGGGCTTTCTTGGAGAATGCAGGAAATTTTCTAGTTGCTTTCCGTTGGGATTCCAAGTTATCATAGAGAAAGCAAGACGACCAATTGTGACTATAATGGAGGAATGAGATATGCCAAGCGCTAATAATGCAGCAATTGTTGAGATTTCCCAAACAGCTAATAAATTCAGATCATCCATCGTTCTTCAATATGACAATAAGTATATCGATGTGAAAAGTATTTTAGGCTTGTTCACAACGTTAATCAGCTCCAGCAACTATGATTTGCACGTTCATGGTCCAGATGCGGAAGAAGCGAAAGCAGCGATGGCTGAAGTGTTTGCGAAGCACAATTTGGGTGTAAACGTCGTTCAAGACTAGTTTTTAATGAAAAGAAGGTATCCTCAGAATCTCTGAGGGTACCTTCTCTTGTATATTACTCCAATTTCGCTTAATATAGATCATATAAGGACGGATGACTTTGCGTATAGGGGGAAGTTGGGAATGTCTTCATCTGATCTACTGTTAGACATGAATCAAAAGGCGCTTAATCTTCTTCAAGAAGATGCAGATAAAATCGAGAAGCTGATCGAAGTACAGATGGAGAACTTGACGACACGTCAATGTCCGCTATACGAAGAGGTATTAGATACGCAAATGTATGGACTATCGAGAGAGATTGATTTTGCCATTCGAGCGGGACTTATTACAGAGACGCCTGGTAAACAAATTCTCCATAAGCTTGAACGTAACCTTGCGCAACTGTATGAAGCGTTAAACAACAAAAAGTAACCCATAGGGGTTACTTTTTTTGTTTAAATTACTATGGATCCCTGTCCACGAGTACGGGACTGCCTTACTATACGAGGAAGAATACAACGCCAAGGATGATGTAGACGAACAACAGCAGTAATCCTTCGTACCAGTTCGTAGAGCCATCTTGGGTAATGGACTTCGTAATGAACACCGAGACACCAATCGCAGCAATTTCATATTTGGTGAATACAATATTCATAGGTGTGCTGCTGACGAAAAAGCTGAGCAGAATGAGCACTGGCGCAACGAATAGCGCGATTTGCAAAGAACTTCCGATCGCAATTTCAACAGCTGCGCCCATTTTGTTTTTCATCGCCATCATGACAGCGGCACTATGTTCAGCTGCGTTCCCAATAATCGCGATGAGGAAGGCACCGACGAACAGCTCGGACAACCCGAATTTGTGCGTTACTTCTTCCAGTGTTCCGACCAGCCATTCACTCGTAAAAGCAACCATCACAGTAGCTAGAATGAGGAATAGGATGGACACTCCTTTGGACCAAGCAGCTTCACCGTGTTCAATCGCTTCATCAGAGAGCACATTCTTGTGCGTCACCATCGAGAACAGGAGCCAGAGCAGGTAGGCTGCGATTAAGATAATCGCGACGATCATACTCATGGAGGAGTTTTCACTGGTCGTTAGGCCGCCTGTGAAGATCGCGGGTATGAAGAGGGCGACAACGCCGAGAATCATCAAGGAAGAGTTGTGAGAAGCGAGCTTAATATTGAACGACTGCTCTTTGAATTTTAAGCCGCCAGCGAAGATGCTGAGTCCTAGAACGAGCAGCAAATTCCCGATGATGGCACCAGTAAGACTGGCTTTTACCACGTCATAAAGTCCATCTCGAACTAAGAAGAAGGCGATGATGAGCTCCGCCGCGTTCCCGAAGGTGGCGTTGAGGAAGCCTCCCATTCGTTCGCCCGCGTAATGTGCAACGCTTTCCGTCGCTTTGCCCAGGAAGCCAGCCACGAAAACGATCGCGATACAAGCTATAACGAATTGTGTTGTCGTATTGAGGTGCGCGTAGTGTGCTGTGCCAGCGGTAAGAAAGGACACGATCAACCCGATGTAAAACAATTTTCCTTTCAATGATAACCCTCCGAATCGTATGTATTGGAACTTTTTAACTTCTTTTACTATACCGACTTTACGCCCTAAAGTAAATTAAAATGGAGACTCTTGCGCTGATCTTGCTTTCATCTTTTGTTCTTATTACAATAGATTTATACCAAGTTTAGGGAGTGATCCGTATGTCCGAAGACAATCAAACTGGCTTAATTCGTATTTCTGATGACGTAGTATCGACAATCGCAGGGCTTGCAGCGCTAGAAACAGCAGGCATCGCAGGAATGTCTGGTGGCATTTCGGAAGGCTTGGCTAAGCGTCTTAGCGGCAAGAATGTACAACGCGGCGTATCCGTTGAAGTTGGACAAGTTGAAGCTGCGATTGACTTACGTGTTATCGTGAAATATGGTTCCCGTATTCAGGATGTATGCAGAGACCTCCAAGAGAACGTACGGGAAGCTGTTGAAAATATGACAGGCTTAACGGTAGTCGAAGTGAATGTGAAAGTGGAAGGTGTCGCTTTTACGGAAGAAGAAATAGAAGAGCAGCTTCGTGTAAAATAAGGCGCTCAAGAAGAAAAGACCCGTTCGACGTGAAAAAATCATGTCGAAACGGGTCTTTTTTTGGTTTTCGCTGGTGCCTCTTTGCGCGCTTGCCCTAGAGGTTGCGATTGCTCGCGGGAGATGCCGAGGATGATGCCCATACTGAAGAGGGAAACCATCATGGAGGATCCTCCCGCAGATATAAAGGGGAGCGTTACGCCTGTAAGCGGAATCGTGTTCGTCACACCGCCAATATTAATAAAGGCTTGTATCGCAAACATGACCATAATACCTACACCGGCTAGCATCCCGAATAGATCTGGACATCGCACAGCTATGACGATCCCTCGCCAAATGAAAATGAGATAGACGAGCAGGAATACCACGCTGCCGATAAATCCAAGCTCTTCACCGATAATGGCAAAAATAAAATCGTTATGCGCTTCTGGTAAATAATGCAGCTTCTGAATGCCTTGTCCGAATCCAGCGCCGGTTAGACCGCCATGGCCGAAGGCGTACAAAGATTGCACGACCTGTAAGCCACTTCCTTGCGGATCGGCGAATGGATCCATAAACGAGGTAATCCGATTGAGCCGGAAGTTCGAATCCGTATTGCCAAATGCAAGGTACATAAGCACGGCAATGCCGACAACGACGGCGCCGATCATGCCTAGAAAAAAGATATGCTTCAGATTGGAACCGCCGACCATAATGACGATCGCTGAGCAGGAAAGCAGAATCATACAAGAGCCGAAATCGGGCTGAAGTAGAATCAATCCGCACACAAAGCCAACGATCACAATGGCAGGGAATAATCCCTTACGGAAATTTCGAAATTTGTCTTCCTTCTTGCTAATGAGTGACGCCAAATAGAGAATGACAATTAATTTAGCGAACTCGGTAGGTTGAATTCCGTACTTTCCCAACGAGAACCAACTGCTCGCACCGTTTGCCTTACTCGTAAAAATAACGGAAATTAATCCGAGTATGACG
This window encodes:
- the ftsW gene encoding putative lipid II flippase FtsW; translated protein: MNPPRRGTPDFLLLLLTFVLVCFGLVMVFSASSMTSAYRWDDPWFFTRKQLFAVAIGTIGMLFCMNIHYTKLKKFVFPAFFFVILGLISVIFTSKANGASSWFSLGKYGIQPTEFAKLIVILYLASLISKKEDKFRNFRKGLFPAIVIVGFVCGLILLQPDFGSCMILLSCSAIVIMVGGSNLKHIFFLGMIGAVVVGIAVLMYLAFGNTDSNFRLNRITSFMDPFADPQGSGLQVVQSLYAFGHGGLTGAGFGQGIQKLHYLPEAHNDFIFAIIGEELGFIGSVVFLLVYLIFIWRGIVIAVRCPDLFGMLAGVGIMVMFAIQAFINIGGVTNTIPLTGVTLPFISAGGSSMMVSLFSMGIILGISREQSQPLGQARKEAPAKTKKRPVST